In one Kluyveromyces marxianus DMKU3-1042 DNA, complete genome, chromosome 4 genomic region, the following are encoded:
- the SKI2 gene encoding SKI complex RNA helicase subunit SKI2: protein MTTSSFSTATDLFESLNGLDISDIHEFEDKIITPKGYSQAIEEVEISNRFLHTSNVLDWNLLDLLQPMPNSNTLQVPSDLNEKNQERNDFIPLSMISCPEPVSRTQYHFHRVGIEGEISTYEEKVNIEDVLNANSANSLSLTRKINPNGDLIRGTTNQLPFTPGGLDKDVVETGSDSVVANNEAGTKLLSRDEFGLFNIPPGLERGITPNIETNNQTTQKELEEIDRLSKLENDEQNKQEIQKLRDLEHDKISSSAVVDESLGTSEIDELLPVDLNFGRHIRKLNKSSDRVEWAHMVDLNSNMDNFNDLVPNPARTWPFELDTFQKEAVYHLEQGDSVFVAAHTSAGKTVVAEYAIAMSKRNMTKTIYTSPIKALSNQKFRDFKEDFDDIDVGLITGDVQINPEADCLIMTTEILRSMLYRGADLIRDVEFVIFDEVHYVNDQMRGVVWEEVIIMLPQHVKFILLSATVPNTFEFANWIGRTKQKNIYVISTPKRPVPLEINIWTKKKLIPVINDKREFLPRGFREHKDLLTDSVVSGSDPRSQQKNGKPSGNQKTITKGSKGVGAKGSNKSSFFKYDGPTKATWYNLLKHLKANDLLPAVVFVFSKKRCEEYADAVEGADLLNAKERSAIHIFIEKSISRLRKDDRELPQILKIRSLLSRGIAVHHGGLLPIVKELIEILFAKGFVKLLFATETFAMGLNLPTRTVVFSEISKHDGEKKRNLLPGEFTQMAGRAGRRGKDKTGTVIVMSYSRPLDEASFKEVTLGIPTRLQSQFRLTYNMILNLLRIEALRVEEMIKFSFSENSKETLKPEQENMIKELQAKVDLIDISKYSEEDIKEYESAYNLISGYSQTCVDIMTEIDETRTIGKRLSVGRFIIFRDKNGNPVAGFVFKSNPPKGTCVVLKLTRPMLLGSESVNHLPSLFFFANYCSSHLSTWNSIKGCLDLEIQEISIFDIEVISKFIFSDVNGKFINSTSEEQRKLACEFLFSVSRRVQKTKDLTLASTPSLKVQQSVLQIQKIVADLHRLRVVEDETFGKKFEPFYKRFELQKEIKNIYHMMSEQNLSLLPDYESRLSVLKETGFIDYNNNVLLKGRVACEINTGYELVLTELILDNFLGDFEPEEIVALLSAFVYEGRTREEEPPVITPRLAKGKEKIKEIYSKMQEVSERYQIPATQEEAEFLEKKRFALLNVIYEWARGLSFKEIMEMSVEAEGTIVRVISRLDEVCREVRNAAVIIGNSVLHQKMTQAQELIKRDIVFAASLYL, encoded by the coding sequence ATATCCATGAGTTCGAGGATAAAATCATAACCCCAAAGGGGTATAGCCAGGCTATTGAAGAGGTAGAAATATCTAATAGGTTCCTTCACACTTCTAATGTCTTGGACTGGAACTTACTCGATCTTTTGCAACCAATGCCGAATTCAAATACACTACAGGTTCCAAGtgatttgaatgaaaaaaacCAGGAAAGAAATGATTTCATACCTTTAAGTATGATTTCTTGTCCGGAACCGGTGAGTAGGACACAATATCACTTTCACAGAGTAGGTATTGAGGGTGAAATTTCTACTTATGAAGAGAAAGTTAATATCGAGGATGTCTTAAATGCAAACTCCGCAAATTCTTTATCACtaacaagaaaaatcaatcCTAATGGGGACTTGATAAGGGGTACCACAAATCAATTACCATTTACACCTGGTGGTCTTGATAAAGATGTAGTCGAAACAGGATCAGACTCTGTAGTTGCGAACAATGAAGCAGGAACAAAGCTATTATCAAGAGATGAGTTTGGTCTATTCAATATTCCGCCAGGATTGGAAAGAGGTATCACTCCAAACATTGAAACTAATAACCAAACGACCCAGAAGGAGCtagaagaaattgataGATTATCAAAACTTGAGAACGATGAGCAAAATAAGCAAGAGATTCAAAAATTAAGAGATCTAGAACATGATAAGATATCTTCATCTGCTGTAGTTGATGAATCTCTGGGTACATCAGAGATTGACGAATTACTTCCAGTAGATCTCAATTTTGGTAGGCATATTAGAAAACTTAACAAGTCTTCAGATAGGGTGGAGTGGGCGCATATGGTAGATTTGAATAGTAATATGGATAATTTCAATGACTTGGTTCCAAATCCTGCTCGTACATGGCCATTCGAGCTAGATACGTTCCAAAAAGAAGCGGTTTATCATCTAGAACAAGGTGATTCGGTGTTTGTAGCCGCTCATACATCTGCAGGGAAAACAGTGGTCGCAGAATATGCGATCGCGATGTCTAAAAGAAACAtgacaaaaacaatatacaCTTCTCCAATTAAAGCTTTgtcaaaccaaaaattcAGAGATTTCAAGGAAGATTTCGATGATATCGATGTTGGTTTAATTACAGGTGATGTGCAAATTAATCCCGAAGCAGATTGCTTGATCATGACAACAGAAATTTTAAGATCTATGCTTTACCGTGGAGCAGATTTAATCAGAGATGTGGAATTTGTTATTTTTGATGAAGTTCATTACGTTAATGATCAAATGCGTGGTGTTGTATGGGAAGAGGTCATAATTATGCTTCCCCAACATGTGAAGTTCATCTTGTTATCAGCTACTGTGCCAAATACATTCGAGTTTGCCAATTGGATTGGTAGAACTaagcaaaagaatatatatgtgaTATCAACACCTAAACGTCCTGTGCCATTAGAGATTAATATTTGGACTAAGAAGAAACTAATACCTGTTATAAATGATAAAAGGGAATTCTTGCCAAGGGGTTTTAGAGAACATAAGGATTTACTTACCGACTCAGTTGTTTCCGGCAGTGACCCAAGGAgtcaacaaaaaaatggaaaaccATCAGGGAACCAGAAGACTATTACCAAAGGATCCAAAGGCGTTGGAGCAAAAGGTTCAAACAAATCATCCTTTTTTAAGTATGATGGTCCTACAAAAGCTACCTGGTACAACCTACTCAAACATCTCAAAGCAAATGATCTTCTTCCAGCAgttgttttcgttttcagCAAAAAAAGATGCGAGGAATATGCTGATGCAGTTGAAGGTGCCGATCTCTTGAATGCAAAGGAGAGATCTGCAATCCATATTTTCATCGAAAAATCTATTTCTCGTTTAAGAAAAGATGACAGAGAGCTTCCTCAAATCTTAAAGATTAGATCGCTATTATCAAGGGGTATTGCAGTGCACCACGGTGGTCTCTTACCGATagtaaaagaattaatTGAGATTTTATTCGCAAAAGGTTTTGTAAAGCTTTTGTTTGCCACAGAAACGTTTGCTATGGGTCTAAATTTACCTACGAGAACAGTAGTGTTCAGTGAGATATCTAAACATGATGGTGAGAAAAAGCGCAATCTTCTCCCTGGTGAATTTACTCAAATGGCGGGAAGAGCTGGACGTAGAGGTAAAGATAAAACAGGGACTGTCATTGTCATGTCTTATAGCAGACCCCTTGACGAAGCGtcattcaaagaagttACTTTAGGTATCCCAACTCGTTTACAATCTCAGTTCAGATTGACCTACAATATGATTCTTAATCTTTTAAGAATTGAAGCTTTAAGAGTGGAGGAGATGATTAAGTTCTCATTTAGTGAAAATAGCAAAGAGACTTTAAAGCCTGAGCAAGAAAACATGATAAAAGAATTACAAGCTAAGGTTGACTTAATTGATATTAGCAAGTACTCTGAAGAGGACATTAAGGAATATGAATCTGCTTATAATTTAATATCTGGTTATTCTCAGACTTGCGTTGATATTATGACCGAAATTGAcgaaacaagaacaataGGAAAGAGATTAAGTGTAGGAAGATTCATAATATTCAGAGataaaaatggaaatcCAGTTGCAGGGTTCGTTTTCAAATCTAACCCACCAAAGGGAACTTGTGTTGTACTAAAACTAACACGTCCAATGTTATTGGGATCTGAAAGTGTCAACCACCTTCCATCcctattcttctttgctaATTACTGCTCTTCTCATCTATCAACGTGGAACTCTATCAAGGGCTGCTTGGATCTTGAAATACAagaaatttcaatatttgatattgagGTGATTTCGAAGTTCATATTCTCAGATGTCAACGGTAAATTTATTAACAGCACAAGTGAAGAGCAGAGGAAATTGGCTTGTGAATTCTTATTTAGTGTCTCCAGAAGAGTCCAGAAGACTAAAGATCTAACATTAGCTTCAACACCTTCACTAAAGGTTCAGCAATCTGTTTTgcaaattcaaaagatagTAGCAGACTTACATCGGCTAagagttgttgaagatgaaacATTTGGGAAAAAATTCGAACCCTTCTACAAGCGCTTTGAGTTACAAAAGGAGATAAAAAACATATATCATATGATGTCGGAACAAAATCTCAGTCTCTTGCCAGATTACGAATCACGTCTCAGCGTATTAAAAGAGACAGGATTTATAGACTATAATAACAATGTGTTATTAAAGGGAAGGGTAGCATGTGAAATAAACACAGGTTACGAATTAGTTCTTACGGAATTGATATTGGACAATTTCCTTGGTGACTTTGAGCCTGAAGAGATTGTTGCTCTTTTATCAGCATTCGTTTATGAGGGACGAACTAGGGAAGAAGAGCCTCCAGTTATAACTCCAAGATTGGCTAAGGGTAAGGAGAAAATTAAGGAGATCTATTCTAAAATGCAAGAAGTGTCGGAAAGATATCAAATTCCTGCAACACAAGAGGAGGCAGAGtttttagagaagaagagatttGCATTATTGAATGTGATATACGAATGGGCAAGAGGTCTTTCatttaaagaaattatgGAGATGAGTGTTGAGGCTGAAGGTACTATAGTTAGAGTAATTTCAAGACTAGATGAAGTTTGTCGTGAGGTCAGAAATGCTGCAGTCATCATTGGTAATTCCGTCCTTCATCAAAAGATGACCCAAGCTCAGGAACTAATTAAAAGAGATATTGTGTTTGCTGCCAGTTTGTACTTATGA
- a CDS encoding beta tubulin (autoregulation binding site) — protein MRDIVMLRNTVLSATPCIRTLANIARTRGSLPKRNQQEDDERISCILNVLNATKYELILPPISQLRKCLYVSKSSRFKIDSRFYGFARLELEGSTLLKSEFIATKSQLNVMNMRKNMTSLQKAFMTNHRTREVLSRFLRTKGVKKLARFPLPHYELSSNAITRMDLSVFYTVVACLAHCNEKMVMSELIQNEITKPAIRKLFRL, from the coding sequence ATGCGGGACATTGTGATGCTTAGAAATACTGTATTATCTGCGACTCCCTGTATTAGAACTCTGGCAAATATTGCACGTACAAGAGGAAGTttaccaaaaagaaatcagcaagaagatgatgagaGAATAAGTTGTATATTGAATGTTTTGAATGCTACCAAGTACGAGCTTATATTACCTCCGATCAGTCAACTGCGAAAATGTTTATACGTTTCAAAGTCATCAAGATTTAAAATTGATTCAAGATTTTATGGATTCGCCCGTCTAGAGCTGGAAGGAAGCACGCTATTGAAATCGGAGTTCATAGCGACCAAAAGTCAATTAAATGTTATGAACATGAGGAAAAATATGACTAGTTTACAGAAAGCTTTCATGACCAATCATAGAACCAGGGAAGTCCTTAGTAGGTTTCTTCGAACGAAGGGTGTGAAGAAACTGGCGCGTTTTCCCCTTCCTCATTATGAACTTTCATCAAATGCTATTACGCGAATGGATCTCTCTGTTTTTTATACTGTAGTAGCCTGTTTGGCACATTGCAATGAAAAAATGGTGATGAGTGAATTGattcaaaatgaaatcacCAAGCCTGCGATAAGGAAGCTTTTCAGACTATAA